In Debaryomyces hansenii CBS767 chromosome B complete sequence, one genomic interval encodes:
- a CDS encoding DEHA2B13882p (weakly similar to uniprot|Q12374 Saccharomyces cerevisiae YPR155C NCA2 Protein involved in regulation of mitochondrial expression of subunits 6 (Atp6p) and 8 (Atp8p) of the Fo-F1 ATP synthase), which produces MTEIFKTNVKSSKLIDEINSTNTISAELCQVLSDLNQFTNNYLTNHLLPTIDELTDTYKHDRNLKILQNCFQQLCYFLGVDKNCTNLLINYNQLISIANQLEKLSPPEEIEIKDAKYTEIVYSLNNLINIYLILIIYSKKSNSLIYNTIHYKNQLNYWNDLKNSPLNKLIYFIQISPVKLYELGQIILVNFKEIFQTSMEQDLVSNAKLFINSSQKTILKLLNKAPTFSMYQMNTNRLSQFNFIYQTPINIINKEIQSKVDHLNSKITLNCEALGEMINSLPKEIPKNITDNFKNLSVYEHLEKLDNKSSDPINSRILKLIKEKSVAENTKPSRFVRYWPVILTVLRYGPSSSINLYQNRYEIAKWIKFNLIDTVIGFGKNWVIKPINDMLSILRHDDNFNELSIISKDSLQSDLDSLERMVIDYVVDYDKVDKAEITKQIHEAIQEGNLTMLMSNYEQDIRNPFKSLAKGSLVRGLLIQLQKTKVDGGVAVSGIDKMLKSQQLVFGVVAISPSILILYQAYQFMIKKSAKPIMINGKQLNIICLKSLNKIEKLISHPQDNLKMGELFIEVINLQLHSSMIIPSQIKAEWIQDLNELNKVNVTKDMKLAIISRIWNMYSYYFR; this is translated from the coding sequence ATGACGGAGATCTTCAAAACTAATGTAAAAAGTTCGAAGCTAATTGATGAGATCAATTCGACGAATACAATATCAGCGGAATTATGCCAGGTATTGTCTgatttgaatcaatttaCGAACAACTACTTGACTAACCACTTGCTACCCACTATTGATGAGTTAACTGACACTTACAAACATGATAgaaatttaaagattttaCAGAACTGTTTCCAGCAGTTATGTTATTTCCTAGGAGTTGATAAGAATTGCACtaatttgttgattaaTTACAATCAATTGATATCTATCGCAAACCAATTAGAGAAGTTGTCTCCACCAGAGGAAATCGAAATCaaagatgcaaaatataCTGAAATTGTGTATTCCttaaacaatttaatcaacatttatttgattttgatcatttattccaaaaaatCGAACTCATTGATCTATAATACAATCCACTATAAGAATCAGttaaattattggaatgatttgaaaaactCGCCATTGAACAAGTTAATCTACTTTATTCAGATTTCACCAGTTAAGTTGTACGAATTAGGGCAAATTATATTGGTCAATTTTAAAGAGATATTTCAAACTTCAATGGAGCAAGATTTAGTTAGTAATGCTAAACTCTTCATCAACTCGAGTCAAAAGACAATtctcaaattattgaacaagGCTCCGACATTTTCGATGTACCAAATGAATACAAATAGATTGAGTCagttcaatttcatctatCAGACTCCgattaatattatcaacaagGAAATACAAAGTAAAGTGGATCACTTAAATTCTAAAATTACCCTTAACTGTGAAGCTTTAGGGGAAATGATTAATAGTTTACCGAAGGAAATCCCCAAAAACATCACCGACAATTTCAAGAACCTTTCAGTATATGAACATTTAGAGAAATTGGATAATAAGTCTTCAGATCCAATAAATAGtagaatattgaaattgatcaaagaAAAGTCAGTTGCAGAGAATACAAAGCCTTCAAGGTTTGTTCGTTATTGGCCAGTTATATTAACAGTTTTAAGGTATGGACCCTCAAGCTCGATCAACTTGTATCAGAACCGGTACGAGATCGCTAAATGGATAAAGTTCAATCTTATCGATACCGTTATTGGATTCGGAAAAAATTGGGTAATAAAACCCATTAACGATATGCTAAGCATATTAAGACACGATGACAATTTTAACGAACTAAGCATCATAAGTAAGGACTCTTTACAATCGGACTTAGATTCTCTAGAAAGAATGGTCATTGACTACGTGGTTGATTACGATAAGGTAGACAAGGCAGAGATAACTAAACAGATCCATGAAGCCATTCAAGAAGGAAACTTAACTATGTTGATGTCAAACTACGAGCAAGATATACGTAATCCGTTCAAATCATTGGCCAAAGGTTCGTTGGTAAGAGGCCTCTTGATTCAGTTACAAAAAACCAAGGTTGACGGAGGCGTGGCTGTAAGTGGTATCGACAAAATGTTGAAGTCGCAACAATTAGTGTTCGGAGTAGTAGCCATCAGTCCTTCCATCTTGATCCTCTATCAAGCATACCAATTCATGATCAAAAAGTCCGCCAAACCAATCATGATCAACGGCAAACAATTGAACATTATATGcttgaaatcattaaataaaatcgaAAAGCTCATTAGTCATCCCCAGGACAACCTAAAGATGGGTGAGCTATTCATAGAAGTGATAAATTTGCAGCTCCACTCCAGCATGATTATTCCTTCGCAAATAAAAGCAGAATGGATCCAAGACCTCAACGAGCTCAACAAGGTCAATGTCACCAAGGATATGAAGTTGGCAATTATCTCCAGAATATGGAACATGTATAGTTATTattttagataa
- a CDS encoding DEHA2B13904p (similar to CA6084|IPF29 Candida albicans IPF29 zinc finger protein), with translation MENSENIEDSHQTHMGSSTNPIAKYGTKTASGNARIFNCKQCNRAFTREEHLTRHTLSTHNKLKPFVCGICSRPFSRRDLLLRHAKNLHQGSELAVSRIRKSYKRSTKEEDDSDDSNGHSPPTNINDSTPKSESAINENPVVQSIEGNKEYESPEKKKLKMSVNMLVS, from the coding sequence ATGGAGAATCTGGAGAATATTGAAGACCTGCACCAAACACACATGGGTTCAAGTACGAACCCAATAGCTAAGTATGGAACGAAAACAGCATCAGGAAATGCCCGAATTTTTAATTGTAAACAGTGCAATAGAGCATTTACTAGAGAAGAGCATTTGACAAGACATACATTGCTGACACACAACAAATTGAAGCCGTTTGTGTGTGGAATATGCTCGAGGCCTTTTTCCCGAAGAGACTTGCTTTTGAGACATGCTAAGAACCTCCACCAAGGTTCCGAGTTAGCAGTAAGTAGGATAAGGAAGCTGTACAAGAGAAGTACCAAGGAGGAGGACGATTCGGATGATTCTAATGGCCATTCTCCCCCCACTAACATAAATGATTCTACGCCAAAATCCGAGAGTGCGATCAACGAAAACCCGGTGGTACAGTCAATAGAAGGAAATAAGGAGTACGAATCGCCcgagaagaagaagttgaagatgtCTGTTAATATGTTAGTAAGTTAG
- a CDS encoding DEHA2B13794p (similar to CA4645|IPF1496 Candida albicans IPF1496): MTDIDIDIDYLNVNRLAYTFESLHSSSNDTLRQLTKDTAIRALKIMNKYQSLHPSYKSMISYLSNENTVFTSEWSASVDKANRLLVNKYTDELHDCLQDTDKEQIMEKIGNLSKIYTIQGNYQQILTILNQFHSVIQFRSQPNDLNQFIQNRYMEFNFIQYTTTLYNLIWFPSNNESSSSATTSSLNAFKTINNYFKKVTVYYNKNEMLININNSNKEIQYYWLLNWLHLTVYFNQGKFDEFLIEFDALINDESTLKPLDILNFDPVSLQMEILIMFKISIAITKPFKNLSLLNYEFSNIIGSDNEILFELFNDNNTFEFTVHEVFLSLSESNFKEFKINFNEDVFKNKLISILGYTFPRNALSFIQFINNVVDFKNFLLIISITKRISKSNLMSLLGYSNDSMTNDLLLFISILKLGELGIGYDYGNDLFYNSGIKQNNLAEQIKDLENRLTGDSIANLIKGCLIEQALNS, from the coding sequence ATGACTGATATAGATATagatattgattatttgaatgtTAATAGGCTAGCATATACGTTTGAAAGTCTTCATTCGAGCAGTAATGACACATTGAGGCAATTAACCAAAGACACTGCTATTAGGGccttgaaaataatgaataaataccAATCACTTCATCCAAGTTATAAATCAATGATTAGTTATTTGAGTAATGAAAACACGGTATTCACCTCAGAATGGAGTGCCTCAGTTGATAAGGCCAATAGATTACTAGTAAACAAATATACTGATGAGCTACATGATTGTTTGCAAGATACTGATAAGGAACAAATAATggaaaaaattggaaacctatctaaaatatatacaatcCAAGGAAATTACCAACAAATACTAACTATactaaatcaatttcattcaGTTATTCAGTTTCGATCACAGccaaatgatttgaatcaattcattcaaaACAGATATATGGAGTTTAATTTCATCCAATATACAACTACTTTATACAACTTAATATGGTTTCCGCTGAATAATGAGTCGAGTTCAAGTGCTACCACTTCTAGCTTGAATGCATTCAAaactataaataattatttcaagaagGTAACTGTTTATTATAATAAGAACGAAATGCTAATAAACATTAACAATTCGAACaaagaaatacaatattATTGGCTTTTGAATTGGTTACACCTAACTGTCTATTTCAACCAAGGTAAATTTGATGAGTTCTTGATTGAGTTTGAtgcattaattaatgatgaatcaaCGTTAAAACCTCTAGATATCTTAAATTTTGATCCGGTTAGTTTGCAAATGGAAATTTTGATCATGTTCAAAATATCCATAGCAATAACAAAGCCATTCAAGAATCTAtccttattgaattatgaGTTCAGCAATATTATAGGttctgataatgaaattttgtttgaattatttaatgataataatacGTTTGAGTTTACAGTTCATGAGGTCTTTTTGAGTTTATCAGAATCTAATTTTAAAGAGTTTAAAATAAActttaatgaagatgtatttaaaaacaaattaattaGCATTTTGGGCTACACGTTTCCTCGTAATGCTTTGAGTTTCAtacaatttataaataatgtggttgatttcaaaaacttcttattgattatttccATAACTAAGAGGATATCAAAGTCTAATTTGATGTCATTGTTGGGCTATTCGAATGATTCTATGACAAATgacttattattatttatatctattttgaaattaggTGAACTAGGTATTGGTTATGATTACGGCAATGACTTGTTTTATAATTCAGGtattaaacaaaataatttggcTGAGCAAATAAAAGATTTAGAGAATCGTTTAACAGGAGATAGCATTGCTAACTTAATAAAGGGCTGTCTAATTGAACAGGCACTTAATTCATAA
- a CDS encoding DEHA2B13970p (similar to uniprot|P32486 Saccharomyces cerevisiae YPR159W KRE6 Protein required for beta-1 6 glucan biosynthesis), translated as MAQRDLTYNTPNDANQGNPEVENPFASPIDDESSFESNQPSSSSQSADYNQMNRHLNDPNYGGAFNTFNGYYSQNGTTSNLLSHEDSQDDTTGLRNSLGIPNGDSSQNIQVPSEYDRYPSMAGSRVVSSTSLSSNMFGSSNNLQQNHQSTRKSDDDSSISNKSTNPFLPGTDFSPFGGYPASSFPLHIDEKEPDDYLHNPDPIEDAAYDKNRFIHDLKNMDRRSLGGLIGVIFLVVGAIVVFILLPVLTYSGVTEPYTPESYEILTSYHYPLLSAIRTDLVDPDTPAEALTKKTSKGETWKLVFSDEFNAEGRTFYEGDDQFFQAADLWYGGTMDLEYYDPDAVTTANGTLNLRMDAYKNHDVFYRSGMVQSWNKMCFTQGYLEFSARLPGYGNVSGLWPGLWSMGNLGRPGYMATTEGVWPYTYDSCDAGITANQSSPDGISYLPGQRLNKCTCSGEDHPSPGKGRGCPEYDVLEGEVSTDVGVGVASQSMQIAPFDIWYYPDYNFVSIHNDSVTTLNTYTGGPLQQAVSGTTTLNVSWYSEGDNEHNFQTYGYEYLNDDDDGYLTWHVGEDPTLTVHAYALGPNGNVGRRLMSKEPMSLVMNFGISNNWAYIDWNALHFPLTMRVDHVRVYQPEDAINVSCDPDDYPTSNYIETHPKAYQNTNLTSWEDTGYDWPKNSLLHQC; from the coding sequence ATGGCACAAAGGGATTTAACGTATAATACGCCAAATGACGCTAACCAGGGAAACCCAGAGGTGGAAAACCCGTTTGCTTCCCCAATAGACGATGAGAGCTCATTTGAGCTGAATCAACCGTCATCTTCGAGTCAACTGGCAGATTATAACCAGATGAACCGCCATTTAAATGACCCTAATTACGGAGGTGCCTTCAACACTTTCAATGGGTATTACTCACAAAATGGAACCACATCCAATTTGTTGTCCCACGAAGACTCCCAAGACGATACTACAGGGCTTCGGAACTCTTTGGGGATCCCTAACGGGGACTCGTCGCAGAACATCCAAGTACCGTCAGAATACGACAGATATCCATCTATGGCGGGCTCGAGAGTGGTATCTTCGACCTCACTTTCATCGAACATGTTCGGTAGTTCCAACAACCTCCAACAGAACCACCAGAGCACGCGTAAGTCGGATGACGATTCGtcaatttctaataagTCTACCAACCCGTTTTTACCGGGAACTGACTTCAGTCCTTTCGGAGGATACCCTGCATCGTCATTTCCTTTACATATAGACGAAAAGGAACCGGATGATTATTTACACAACCCAGATCCCATCGAGGACGCAGCGTACGATAAGAACAGATTCATTCACgatttaaagaatatggATAGAAGATCGTTGGGTGGGTTAATAGGGGTAATTTTCTTGGTAGTGGGAGCTATTGTTGTGTTCATCTTGTTACCTGTGTTGACATATTCTGGTGTTACCGAGCCTTATACTCCTGAGAGCTACGAGATTTTGACATCGTACCATTATCCCCTTTTGAGTGCTATTAGGACAGATTTGGTTGATCCAGATACTCCCGCAGAAGCTTTAACTAAAAAGACTTCCAAGGGTGAAACGTGGAAGTTAGTTTTTTCCGATGAATTTAATGCAGAAGGTAGAACCTTCTACGAAGGTGACgatcaatttttccaagCTGCAGATCTTTGGTACGGTGGTACCATGGATTTAGAATACTATGATCCAGATGCTGTGACGACTGCCAATGGTACCTTGAACTTGAGAATGGATGCATACAAGAATCATGATGTGTTTTACAGATCTGGTATGGTCCAAAGTTGGAATAAAATGTGCTTTACCCAAGGGTACTTAGAATTTTCTGCCAGACTACCAGGGTACGGTAATGTGTCTGGATTGTGGCCAGGTTTATGGTCTATGGGTAATTTAGGTCGTCCTGGATACATGGCGACTACTGAAGGTGTATGGCCATACACGTACGACTCGTGTGATGCCGGTATTACTGCAAACCAATCATCTCCTGATGGAATTTCGTACTTGCCAGGTCAGAGATTAAATAAATGTACTTGTTCTGGGGAGGATCATCCTAGTCCAGGTAAAGGAAGAGGTTGTCCAGAATATGATGTTCTTGAAGGTGAAGTTAGTACTGATGTAGGTGTTGGTGTGGCGTCACAATCGATGCAAATTGCTCCATTTGATATCTGGTATTATCCTGATTATAATTTCGTATCAATTCATAATGATTCGGTCACAACTTTGAACACTTATACGGGTGGTCCATTGCAACAAGCAGTTTCTGGTACAACGACCTTGAACGTGTCGTGGTATTCTGAAGGTGACAATGAACATAATTTCCAGACCTATGGAtatgaatatttaaatgatgacgatgatggATATTTGACATGGCATGTCGGTGAGGATCCAACATTGACCGTTCATGCTTATGCCTTAGGACCGAATGGAAATGTGGGGCGTAGATTGATGTCTAAAGAACCAATGTCATTGGTTATGAATTTTGGTATCTCCAATAACTGGGCTTATATCGACTGGAACGCTTTGCATTTCCCACTTACCATGCGTGTTGATCATGTCAGAGTTTACCAGCCAGAAGATGCCATCAATGTAAGTTGTGATCCGGATGATTATCCAACCTCCAACTACATTGAGACCCACCCAAAGGCATACCAAAATACCAATCTCACATCATGGGAAGATACTGGATACGACTGGCCCAAAAATTCTTTGCTTCATCAATGTTAG
- a CDS encoding DEHA2B13816p (no similarity): MLEEYVKRRLRASEHFLNFTNINKSIEPFNF, encoded by the coding sequence ATGTTAGAGGAATATGTTAAACGTCGTCTTAGAGCATCAGAACATTTCTTGAACTTTAcgaatataaataaaagcATAGAACCGTTCAATTTCTAG
- a CDS encoding DEHA2B13838p (similar to CA4644|IPF1497 Candida albicans IPF1497) yields the protein MKIFVSSQNVPIGYTVPPFPSLYWPLGPTSSDFQSSYLYYSFDIWKFTVFWSLILFGGFYLTAGLLAVFNQISNNYRHKISNPISKGTILGCIVLVSMYLLLGLAQGFICGAIIGLLLSAIYKAGSLNMSTWIPFCWGIAEILFNVCCSYSTSSVIL from the coding sequence ATGAAGATCTTTGTTAGTTCCCAGAACGTACCCATAGGGTACACAGTGCCGCCATTTCCATCACTTTATTGGCCATTAGGTCCCACCTCATCTGATTTCCAATCActgtatttatattattcattcGACATATGGAAGTTTACTGTATTTTGGTCTCTAATATTGTTCGGAGGGTTCTATCTTACTGCAGGGTTGCTAGCTGTTTTTAACCAAATTTCCAACAATTATCGCcataaaatttctaatCCCATACTGAAGGGAACTATATTGGGATGTATAGTACTAGTTCTGATGTACTTATTGTTAGGTTTAGCACAGGGGTTCATATGTGGCGCTATAATTGGGTTGTTACTACTGGCTATTTATAAAGCTGGCTCTTTAAATATGAGTACATGGATTCCTTTCTGCTGGGGAATTGCGGAAATCTTATTCAACGTGTGTTGCCTGTACCTGACTAGCCTGGTTATATTATAG
- a CDS encoding DEHA2B13860p (similar to uniprot|P23638 Saccharomyces cerevisiae YGR135W PRE9 20S proteasome beta-type subunit): MSRRYDSRTTIFSPEGRLYQVEYAQEAISQAGTAIGILSTEGVVLACEKKFTSKLLDDDGSAEKLYVLNDNMICAVAGMTADASILVNNARVNAQQYLKLYNEDIPCESLIRKICDIKQGYTQHGGLRPFGVSFLYAGYDDRYNFQLFTSNPSGNYSGWKATSIGANNSASQTLLKKDYKDDMNLKEACELAIKILSKTIDNSNLNSDKLEFATLSHSSNKEKIVHKIWGSEDIDSLIKESGVLDRVDEE; encoded by the coding sequence ATGTCTAGAAGATACGATTCAAGAACTACAATCTTTTCCCCTGAAGGGAGATTATATCAAGTTGAATATGCACAAGAAGCTATATCTCAAGCAGGAACTGCGATTGGGATTTTATCGACTGAAGGTGTTGTGTTAGCGTGTGAAAAGAAGTTTACATCTAAATTGTTGGACGATGATGGATCAGCAGAAAAATTGTACGTGttgaatgataatatgATTTGTGCAGTTGCTGGTATGACGGCCGATGCTTCTATATTAGTGAACAACGCTAGGGTAAACGCACAACAGTATTTGAAGTTATATAACGAAGATATTCCATGTGAATCATTGATTAGAAAGATATGCGATATTAAGCAAGGTTACACCCAGCATGGTGGTTTGAGACCGTTTGGGGTGTCATTTTTATATGCGGGATACGACGATAGATACAACTTCCAATTGTTCACTTCCAATCCTTCAGGTAACTATTCTGGATGGAAGGCGACTAGTATTGGTGCCAATAACTCTGCTTCGCaaacattattaaagaaagattaCAAAGATGAcatgaatttgaaagaagcGTGTGAATTAGCAATAAAGATCTTATCCAAAACAATTGATAACTCGAACTTGAATAGCgataaattagaattcGCTACTTTAAGCCATTCTTCTAACAAAGAGAAAATAGTCCATAAGATTTGGGGTTCTGAAGACATCGATTCATTGATCAAAGAGTCTGGTGTATTAGATAGAGTAGATGAAGAGTAA
- a CDS encoding DEHA2B13948p (similar to uniprot|O94297 Schizosaccharomyces pombe SPBC887 SPBC887.13c protein) produces the protein MSKRIVVTGLGLVTPLGVGVKSSWANLIANKSGLISTTTLPDYESAGWDKIPSKVVGKVPQGPITEGKWTSTDHFEKGEARRFALFSQYGLVATEEALKDANWFPQSEEEQNYTGVAVGSGIGSFEDVYENSVNFSQSGYKKVQPLFVPKILTNMAAGNISIKYGLKGPNHSVSTACATGLHSIGDAYNFIKNGYAKVMVAGGTEATIHPLALAGFARAKSVVTNYNDDPTKASRPFDKDRSGFVLSEGCGMMILEELDHALNRGLTEKDIYGEIKGYGLSGDANHITAPREDGDGAYRAMTMALKFAGVSPEEVDYVNAHATSTVIGDRSENNAIAELFKNNNNLSVSSTKSSIGHLLGAAGAVESIFTVKTIKENMMPPSLNLDNIGGHEDDDSSMFNKFDYIPNESKQKQANYSLCNSFGFGGTNSSLCLSKYK, from the coding sequence ATGTCTAAAAGAATTGTCGTGACAGGTCTTGGGCTAGTAACACCATTGGGAGTTGGGGTAAAGTCATCATGGGCTAATCTTATTGCAAACAAGAGTGGATTGATTTCAACAACTACGTTACCGGATTATGAATCGGCCGGGTGGGATAAAATACCATCGAAAGTTGTAGGTAAAGTCCCACAAGGCCCAATTACTGAAGGAAAATGGACTTCGACGGatcattttgaaaaaggagAAGCAAGAAGGTTTGCATTGTTTTCACAATACGGCCTCGTTGCTACAGAAGAAGCGTTGAAGGATGCTAATTGGTTTCCGCAAAGTGAAGAGGAACAGAATTATACCGGGGTAGCTGTGGGAAGTGGAATAGGTTCATTCGAAGATGTATATGAAAACTCtgtgaatttttcacaatCTGGATATAAAAAGGTTCAACCATTATTCGTACCTAAAATATTGACTAATATGGCTGCTGGgaatatatctataaagTATGGATTAAAGGGCCCTAATCATTCAGTTTCAACAGCATGCGCTACAGGTTTACATTCCATAGGAGATgcatataattttattaaaaacGGCTATGCGAAGGTTATGGTTGCAGGTGGAACTGAAGCCACCATTCATCCATTGGCATTAGCTGGTTTTGCAAGAGCCAAGTCAGTTGTGACGAATTATAATGATGATCCAACAAAAGCATCTAGACCATTTGACAAAGATAGAAGTGGATTCGTATTATCAGAGGGATGCGGGATGATGATTTTAGAAGAGCTTGACCATGCTTTGAATAGAGGCCTCACAGAGAAGGATATATATGGAGAAATCAAAGGGTATGGTTTATCGGGAGATGCAAATCATATTACCGCTCCACGCGAAGATGGTGATGGTGCTTACAGAGCTATGACGATGGCCTTGAAATTTGCCGGAGTATCACCAGAGGAAGTTGATTACGTCAATGCTCATGCTACGTCTACAGTAATAGGGGATAGATCAGAGAATAATGCAATTgcagaattatttaaaaataataacaatttaTCTGTATCATCCACCAAGTCGTCAATTGGTCATTTATTGGGAGCAGCCGGAGCCGTTGAGCTGATATTTACGGTCAAAACTATAAAGGAGAATATGATGCCACCATCTTTAAACTTGGATAATATTGGTGGTCATGAAGACGACGACTCATCTATGTTTAACAAGTTTGATTACATTCCGAATGAAAGCAAACAGAAGCAAGCTAATTACTCCCTTTGTAATTCCTTTGGGTTTGGTGGGACCAATAGTTCATTATGTTTAAGCAAGTACAAGTAG
- a CDS encoding DEHA2B13926p (similar to CA6083|IPF26 Candida albicans IPF26), which yields MTGTPVFQYKIQYEAWYFIVTSSGLHFYFNKSKRKSYWQLYDVFEDNPGIDQNEFINCINMEDIALLMCRVNGLKGLDGYFFKESKRNEKDLQKKSIDVDSINTRSRDEEGVEEEIVDKQGTTESEEEEEEIVEYDKDAKEEFIRNLLLEEGYMQEEAEKKDEETPDVLNLGYSSSEDDSEAEEDRDIKNDQDDNNEEEIRHNDIHDDKRKNTDEDHNETDLYQDQIEEKGEVHNEEKKEEKYDGEQSEEDHDEHKIHDADDSDDETQGNRGLDLSLSEDEIDATKEFLQLLDSYKDRISVYDPWFLIEEELLPELITKPEYYSIDDSSERERIFNQWCKIQQDEPQETISDTGVQQPDVYPTITQMYFRYLQNHKKELKKYFYSEFSTKFSNEIDLTFGELLAKERESLYRQYKIMITDYAEYEKKMKKSGSNDANLKKLKLITFLNKNRKCLPNNAIREDVLQIENSTEDAFSKWAKICNLYNIPTSIGNNVENFIVGDEKRLQSYIETITKS from the coding sequence ATGACAGGAACACCAGTATTTCAGTATAAGATACAGTATGAAGCGTGGTATTTTATAGTGACTTCGAGTGGGTTGCActtttattttaataagTCAAAACGGAAGTCTTATTGGCAATTGTATGATGTTTTCGAAGATAATCCTGGCATCGACCAGAATGAGTTTATCAATTGCATTAACATGGAAGATATTGCATTGTTGATGTGCAGAGTCAATGGTTTAAAGGGGTTGGATGGATACTTCTTTAAGGAGTCAAAAAGAAATGAGAAGGATTTACAGAAGAAATCTATAGATGTGGATAGTATAAACACCCGTAGCAGAGATGAGGAAGGAGTAGAAGAGGAAATAGTTGACAAACAAGGAACAACAGAAAGTGAAGAAGAGGAGGAAGAGATAGTGGAATATGACAAAGATGCAAAAGAAGAGTTTATACGTAATTTGCTTCTAGAAGAAGGGTACATGCAAGAAGAGgcagaaaagaaagatgaagagACTCCGGATGTATTGAACCTAGGATATTCATCGAGTGAAGATGACTCtgaagcagaagaagacCGGGATATAAAAAACGACCAGGATGACAATAATGAGGAAGAAATAAGGCATAACGATATACATGATGATAAACGTAAGAATACCGATGAAGACCATAATGAGACAGACCTATATCAAGACCAAATAGAAGAGAAAGGTGAAGTGCACAACGAAGAGAAAAAGGAAGAGAAATATGATGGTGAACAAAGTGAAGAAGACCATGATGAACACAAAATACATGATGCTGATGATAGTGACGACGAAACTCAAGGCAATCGGGGTTTAGACCTATCACTATCTGAGGATGAAATAGACGCtacaaaagaatttttaCAATTACTTGATTCCTACAAAGATAGGATATCGGTGTACGATCCATGGTTTTTaatcgaagaagaattgcTACCTGAACTTATTACAAAACCTGAATATTATTCTATTGATGATTCATCAGAAAGAGAGAGGATATTCAACCAGTGGTGTAAAATTCAACAAGATGAACCACAAGAAACAATTTCTGATACTGGTGTCCAACAACCTGATGTGTACCCCACTATAACTCAGATGTATTTTAgatatcttcaaaatcataaGAAGGAGctcaagaaatatttctattcCGAATTCAGCACTAagttttcaaatgaaattgacCTAACTTTTGGTGAATTACTTGCGAAAGAGAGAGAATCGCTTTACCGtcaatataaaatcatGATAACTGATTACGCAGAATACGaaaaaaagatgaagaaatctGGCCTGAATGATGCAAACTTGAAAAAACTAAAGCTTATCACCTTCTTGAATAAGAACAGAAAATGTCTTCCAAATAACGCAATAAGAGAAGATGTTTTGCAAATAGAGAATTCAACTGAGGACGCATTTAGCAAGTGGGCGAAAATTTGtaatttgtataatataCCTACATCAATAGGTAATAACGTTGAAAACTTCATAGTCGGCGATGAAAAGCGGTTGCAATCATATATAGAAACGATAACTAAGTCATAA